A window of the Ciona intestinalis unplaced genomic scaffold, KH HT000054.2, whole genome shotgun sequence genome harbors these coding sequences:
- the LOC100179010 gene encoding uncharacterized protein LOC100179010, with protein MKIICAGLSKTGTKTMQSALQELGYNVYDFMENFTILGDEWCKILTKGGTTEEFRQMYEDVDVVSDLPGAYYWDEIFKAFPDAKVILMVRESEDAWYKSLLTQLEAQQSIVFRLMPYISIAGWRMSTYFALMAPSIWGVKYESNLFRLPEVNEMQMRMTYRRHNAYVMQATPKDQLLVYNVKEGWGPICNFLGVPVPDKPFPRKNVRGKIVEKLMKKDPFFIRVQREIMFSISVITVVLSYGVYQAGKLAWYNDWSSTWSQITDYVSSFYS; from the exons ATGAAGATAATCTGCGCTGGTTTATCTAAGACCGGCACAAAAACCATGCAGAGTGCTTTACAAGAACTTGGGTATAACGTCTACGATTTTATGGAGAATTTCACAATTCTTGGCGACGAATGGTGCAAAATACTAACCAAAGGAGGAACGACCGAAGAGTTTCGCCAAATGTACGAAGACGTGGACGTGGTATCGGATCTACCGGGTGCTTATTATTGGGATGAGATATTTAAAGCTTTTCCGGATGCGAag GTTATCCTCATGGTCCGTGAGAGCGAGGACGCTTGGTACAAAAGTTTGCTAACCCAACTAGAAGCTCAGCAAAGCATCGTGTTTAGATTGATGCCGTATATTTCGATCGCTGGGTGGCGGATGTCAACATATTTCGCTCTAATGG CACCTTCAATCTGGGGAGTCAAATACGAAAGCAACTTGTTCAGATTACCCGAAGTTAACGAAATGCAGATGCGAATGACGTACCGACGGCATAACGCGTATGTTATGCAG GCCACACCGAAAGATCAATTACTTGTATACAACGTTAAAGAAGGGTGGGGACCTATTTGTAATTTTCTTGGTGTGCCCGTGCCGGATAAACCATTTCCACGGAAAAATGTCCGCGGGAAAATAGTAGAGAAGTTGATGAAAAAAGACCCTTTTTTTATACGAGTTCAAAGAGAGATTATGTTTTCAATTTCAGTTATAACAGTGGTGCTCTCATACGGGGTTTATCAAGCTGGGAAATTAGCTTGGTACAATGATTGGTCGAGTACATGGTCTCAGATAACTGACTATGTTTCGTCGTTTTATTCGTAA